One stretch of Oceanimonas pelagia DNA includes these proteins:
- a CDS encoding flagellar basal body-associated FliL family protein gives MADNLTIPKVSWYKRKPVLIVLLVVLVAGAGGIAWFLMPFSSGPGTVEENEAERSARYVSLSQPFVFSVSGGSRDRLVQIEAQLMVRGDTNANLAQKHLPLLESTLLDVFSRQSADNYSSAASKQALREEALSELNHASAEVLEKRLFEKVLFTSIVMQ, from the coding sequence ATGGCGGATAACCTTACCATTCCCAAGGTGTCATGGTACAAGCGCAAACCGGTGCTGATTGTACTGCTGGTAGTGCTGGTAGCCGGTGCTGGCGGAATCGCCTGGTTTTTGATGCCCTTCTCATCGGGGCCCGGGACGGTTGAAGAAAATGAGGCCGAACGCTCGGCCAGATATGTGAGTCTGTCTCAGCCTTTTGTGTTCAGTGTGTCCGGAGGTAGCCGGGACCGGCTGGTGCAGATAGAGGCCCAGCTGATGGTGCGGGGGGATACCAACGCCAATCTTGCGCAGAAACACCTTCCCCTGCTTGAAAGTACGTTGCTGGATGTGTTCAGCCGCCAGAGCGCCGATAACTATTCCTCTGCGGCAAGCAAGCAGGCCTTGCGGGAAGAAGCCCTGAGCGAGCTGAATCATGCTTCTGCCGAGGTGCTGGAAAAGCGGTTGTTCGAGAAAGTGTTGTTTACCAGCATAGTGATGCAATAG
- the fliM gene encoding flagellar motor switch protein FliM, which yields MSDLLSQDEIDALLHGVDDIEEEDAGTEDGIASFDFSSQDRIVRGRMPTLEMVNERFARHMRISLFNMMRRTAEVSINGVQVIKYGEYVHSLFLPTSLNMVRFRPLKGIGLVTMEARLVFILVDNFFGGDGRHAKIEGREFTPTERRVIQLLLKLVFEDYKEAWAPVMDVEFEYLDSEVNPTMANIVSPTEVVVVSSFHIDLDGGGGDFHVTLPYGMLEPIRELLDAGVQSDKGENDLRWGKALRDEILDVEVEMTTRLLEKQVSLGELMNWKAGDIIPVDMPEHLLVSVEELPTFRAQLGRAGEKMAIRITEKIKRPETVKTELHEVTRRGVRIDGEAELEELERTIEDA from the coding sequence GTGAGCGATCTGTTATCCCAGGATGAAATCGATGCCCTGCTGCACGGGGTGGACGACATCGAAGAAGAGGATGCCGGTACCGAAGATGGTATTGCCTCCTTTGACTTCTCTTCGCAGGATCGTATCGTTCGGGGTCGCATGCCGACCCTGGAAATGGTGAACGAGCGTTTTGCCCGTCATATGCGCATCAGCCTGTTCAACATGATGCGCCGCACCGCCGAGGTCTCCATTAACGGGGTGCAGGTCATCAAATACGGCGAGTACGTGCACTCGCTGTTTTTGCCCACCAGTCTCAACATGGTGCGCTTTCGCCCCCTCAAGGGCATTGGCCTGGTGACCATGGAGGCCCGGCTGGTGTTCATTCTGGTGGACAACTTTTTTGGGGGCGACGGCCGTCACGCCAAGATTGAGGGCCGGGAGTTCACCCCCACCGAACGCCGGGTGATCCAGCTGTTGCTGAAGCTGGTGTTTGAGGATTACAAGGAAGCCTGGGCGCCGGTGATGGACGTGGAATTCGAGTACCTCGACTCCGAGGTAAACCCCACCATGGCCAACATAGTGAGCCCCACCGAGGTGGTGGTGGTGAGCTCCTTTCACATCGATCTCGACGGCGGCGGCGGCGACTTTCACGTGACCCTGCCCTACGGCATGCTGGAGCCCATTCGCGAGCTGCTGGATGCCGGTGTGCAGAGCGACAAGGGCGAAAATGATCTGCGCTGGGGCAAGGCCCTGCGCGATGAAATTCTCGACGTGGAAGTGGAAATGACCACCCGGCTGCTGGAAAAGCAGGTCAGCCTGGGCGAGCTCATGAACTGGAAGGCCGGTGATATTATTCCCGTCGATATGCCCGAGCACCTGCTGGTGTCGGTGGAAGAGCTGCCCACCTTTCGCGCCCAGCTGGGCCGCGCGGGGGAGAAAATGGCCATTCGCATTACCGAAAAGATCAAGCGGCCGGAAACCGTCAAGACCGAGTTGCATGAAGTGACCCGCCGCGGCGTGCGCATTGATGGCGAAGCCGAGCTGGAAGAACTGGAAAGAACCATTGAGGACGCATAA
- the fliN gene encoding flagellar motor switch protein FliN — protein sequence MSEQNDQSELDDIWGEAMAEQEGGVKPAELDDFSADGQAPITQEERRKLDTILDIPVTISMEVGKSQISIRNLLQLNQGSVVELDRLAGEPLDVMVNGTLIAHGEVVVVNDKFGIRLTDVISQTERIKKLK from the coding sequence ATGAGCGAGCAGAACGATCAAAGCGAGCTGGATGATATCTGGGGCGAGGCCATGGCGGAGCAGGAAGGGGGGGTGAAACCCGCCGAACTGGACGATTTCAGTGCCGACGGCCAGGCGCCCATTACCCAGGAGGAGCGGCGCAAGCTCGACACCATTCTGGATATTCCGGTGACCATTTCCATGGAAGTGGGCAAGAGCCAGATCAGCATTCGCAACCTGCTGCAGCTGAACCAGGGATCCGTGGTGGAGCTGGACCGGCTGGCGGGGGAGCCGCTGGACGTGATGGTCAACGGCACCCTGATCGCCCACGGCGAGGTGGTGGTGGTGAACGACAAGTTCGGTATTCGCCTGACCGACGTGATCAGCCAGACCGAACGGATTAAAAAGCTGAAATGA
- the fliO gene encoding flagellar biosynthetic protein FliO: MSSALVIGLLLALGWGLRRLKLPALGGNRQLRVITSLALGHKEKLVVVQVGEEQWLLGITPQNINRLGKLEQPLEVPESQSLLRSFTEPSS; this comes from the coding sequence GTGTCGTCGGCCTTGGTGATCGGCCTGCTGCTGGCGCTGGGCTGGGGGCTGCGGCGGCTGAAACTGCCGGCCCTGGGCGGCAATCGTCAGTTGCGGGTGATCACCAGCCTGGCCCTGGGCCACAAGGAAAAGCTGGTGGTGGTGCAGGTGGGCGAGGAGCAGTGGCTGCTCGGCATTACTCCTCAGAACATCAACCGTCTGGGCAAGCTGGAGCAGCCGCTGGAAGTGCCCGAGAGCCAGTCGTTACTCAGAAGCTTTACTGAGCCGTCATCCTGA
- the fliP gene encoding flagellar type III secretion system pore protein FliP (The bacterial flagellar biogenesis protein FliP forms a type III secretion system (T3SS)-type pore required for flagellar assembly.), with protein MPALAQQGMSAVTVTTNPDGSQEYSLTLQVLALMTALSFLPAVVIMMTSFTRIIVVLSILRQALGLQQSPSNQVLIGISLFLSFFIMAPVLDRVNAEALQPYLAEDIGSKEALSRAELPIRDFMLAQTRVKDLDTFLNIANVQVENEAEVPLRVLIPAFVTSELKTAFQIGFMLFLPFLVIDLVVASILMAMGMMMLSPMLISLPFKLMLFVLVDGWNLIMGTLATSFGLGAP; from the coding sequence ATGCCGGCCCTGGCCCAGCAGGGCATGTCGGCGGTGACCGTCACCACCAACCCGGACGGCAGCCAGGAATACAGCCTCACCCTGCAGGTGCTGGCGCTGATGACGGCGCTGTCGTTTTTGCCGGCGGTGGTCATCATGATGACCTCCTTTACCCGCATTATCGTGGTGCTGTCCATTTTGCGGCAGGCACTCGGCCTGCAGCAGAGCCCGTCCAACCAGGTGCTGATCGGCATCAGCCTGTTTCTGTCGTTCTTTATCATGGCGCCGGTGCTGGACCGGGTGAACGCCGAGGCACTGCAGCCCTATCTGGCGGAAGACATAGGGTCAAAGGAAGCCCTGTCCCGGGCCGAGCTGCCCATTCGCGACTTTATGCTGGCTCAGACCCGGGTCAAGGATCTGGATACCTTTCTCAATATCGCCAACGTGCAGGTAGAGAATGAGGCCGAGGTGCCCCTGCGGGTGCTGATCCCGGCCTTTGTGACCAGTGAGCTCAAAACCGCCTTTCAGATCGGCTTTATGCTGTTTCTGCCGTTTCTGGTGATCGATCTGGTGGTGGCCAGCATTCTGATGGCCATGGGCATGATGATGCTCTCGCCCATGCTGATCTCGCTGCCGTTCAAGCTGATGCTGTTTGTGCTGGTGGACGGCTGGAACCTGATCATGGGCACGCTCGCCACCAGCTTTGGACTGGGAGCCCCGTAA
- the fliQ gene encoding flagellar biosynthesis protein FliQ, whose protein sequence is MSPETFVDLFRSALWLVTVLVSAVIFPSLAVGLLVSIFQAATSINEQTLSFLPRLLVTLGALAVGAHWGFGMLIDYFHELASQIPQVVG, encoded by the coding sequence ATGAGCCCGGAAACCTTCGTCGATCTGTTCCGCAGCGCCCTCTGGCTGGTCACGGTACTGGTGTCGGCGGTGATTTTTCCGAGCCTGGCGGTGGGCCTGCTGGTGTCCATCTTTCAGGCCGCCACTTCCATCAACGAGCAGACCCTGAGCTTTCTGCCCCGGCTGCTGGTCACCCTGGGGGCCCTGGCGGTGGGGGCCCACTGGGGCTTTGGCATGCTGATCGACTATTTTCACGAGCTGGCGAGCCAGATCCCCCAGGTGGTGGGCTAG
- the fliR gene encoding flagellar biosynthetic protein FliR: MNYTTAELMQWLASYLWPLFRIAGLMMTMVMFGAQLTPVYTRLLLAVAITIAVAPVLPAMPAVELFSVQGFLITLQQVLIGAVIGLLSQFLLQTFVTAGQIIAMQTSLGFASMVDPLNGQSAPVVGQLYLMLGTLLFLGLDGHLVMIEAIVLSFSSVPVSASGFSVGDWQHLAGLLTLLFQAAVAMSLSAIVAMLLINFSFGVMTRAAPQLNIFSVGFAISMVCGLFIMWLTLGGFMDHFENQWLRLQQVMCDSLRLTCEGG; this comes from the coding sequence GTGAACTACACCACCGCCGAGCTGATGCAATGGCTGGCGTCCTACCTCTGGCCGCTGTTTCGCATTGCCGGACTGATGATGACCATGGTGATGTTCGGCGCCCAGCTGACGCCTGTCTACACCCGGCTGCTGCTGGCGGTGGCCATTACCATTGCGGTGGCGCCAGTGCTGCCGGCCATGCCGGCGGTGGAGCTGTTTTCGGTGCAGGGCTTTCTGATCACCCTTCAGCAGGTGCTGATAGGCGCCGTGATTGGCCTGCTGTCCCAGTTTTTGCTGCAAACCTTCGTGACCGCCGGCCAGATCATCGCCATGCAGACCAGCCTGGGATTTGCCTCCATGGTGGATCCGCTGAACGGCCAGTCGGCCCCCGTGGTGGGCCAGTTGTATCTGATGCTGGGCACGCTGCTGTTTCTCGGCCTCGACGGTCACCTGGTGATGATCGAGGCCATCGTGCTCAGCTTCAGCTCGGTGCCGGTGTCGGCCAGCGGTTTTTCCGTGGGCGACTGGCAACACCTGGCCGGCCTGCTCACCCTGCTGTTTCAGGCGGCGGTGGCCATGTCACTGTCGGCCATTGTGGCCATGCTGCTGATCAATTTCAGTTTTGGCGTCATGACCCGGGCCGCGCCCCAGCTCAACATCTTCAGCGTGGGATTTGCCATCAGCATGGTGTGTGGCCTGTTCATCATGTGGCTGACCCTGGGCGGCTTTATGGATCACTTTGAAAATCAGTGGCTGCGCCTGCAACAGGTGATGTGCGACAGCCTGAGACTGACCTGCGAAGGAGGCTGA
- the flhB gene encoding flagellar biosynthesis protein FlhB, with product MAESDGQERTEQPTEQRLRQAREKGQIPRSKELGTAAVLLSAAAALLMLGDSLGAALSRVFEQSFRLERAAIFDPAAMMPALAEAIGGLMWPLLGMFAVVLVAALVGNSLLGGFNFSTQAMMPKFSRLSPMNGLKRMFGVQALVELLKSIAKVVFIATIAVWLLWGQFDHILRLSGETLNLAMKDALELLLWMGLGLCLALLPIVAIDVPFQVWNHTRQLKMTLQEIKDEYKNTEGKPEVKSRIRRLQQEMANRRMMAEVPTADVVVVNPTHFSVALRYDKDKPGAAPVVVAKGLDEIALKIREVAREYQVPVISSPALARAVYFSTRLDREIPDGLFVAVAQVLAYVFQLNAWRKGQGNKPLPLKDDLPIPDEYRV from the coding sequence ATGGCAGAGTCGGATGGTCAGGAAAGAACGGAACAGCCCACGGAGCAGCGACTTCGGCAGGCGCGGGAAAAAGGCCAGATCCCCCGCTCCAAGGAGCTGGGCACGGCGGCGGTGCTGCTCAGCGCGGCCGCCGCCCTGCTGATGCTGGGCGATTCACTGGGGGCGGCCCTGTCCAGGGTGTTTGAGCAAAGTTTCCGGCTGGAGCGGGCGGCCATTTTTGACCCGGCCGCCATGATGCCGGCGCTGGCCGAGGCCATTGGCGGCCTGATGTGGCCGCTGCTGGGCATGTTTGCCGTGGTGCTGGTGGCGGCCCTGGTGGGTAACAGCCTGTTGGGCGGTTTTAACTTCAGCACCCAGGCGATGATGCCAAAATTCAGTCGCCTCAGTCCCATGAACGGCCTCAAGCGCATGTTCGGGGTGCAGGCGCTGGTGGAGTTGCTGAAGTCCATCGCCAAGGTGGTGTTTATCGCCACCATTGCGGTCTGGCTGCTGTGGGGGCAGTTCGATCACATTCTGCGTCTGAGCGGCGAAACCCTGAACCTGGCGATGAAGGACGCGCTGGAACTGCTGCTGTGGATGGGGCTGGGGCTGTGTCTGGCACTGCTGCCCATTGTGGCCATCGACGTGCCCTTTCAGGTATGGAACCACACTCGCCAGCTCAAGATGACCCTGCAGGAAATCAAGGACGAATACAAGAATACCGAGGGCAAGCCTGAGGTGAAAAGCCGTATTCGCCGGCTGCAGCAGGAAATGGCCAACCGCCGCATGATGGCCGAAGTACCTACCGCCGACGTGGTGGTGGTGAACCCGACCCACTTCTCGGTGGCCCTGCGTTACGACAAGGACAAGCCCGGCGCCGCTCCCGTGGTGGTGGCCAAGGGGCTGGACGAAATCGCGCTCAAGATTCGGGAAGTGGCCCGGGAATACCAGGTGCCGGTGATCTCGTCGCCGGCCCTGGCCCGGGCGGTGTACTTCTCGACCAGGCTGGATCGGGAAATTCCCGACGGCCTGTTCGTGGCCGTGGCCCAGGTGCTGGCCTATGTGTTCCAGCTGAACGCCTGGCGCAAGGGCCAGGGCAACAAGCCGCTGCCGCTCAAGGACGACTTGCCCATCCCCGATGAGTACCGGGTGTAA
- the flhA gene encoding flagellar biosynthesis protein FlhA translates to MELRARLSQAKQWSRWVNKGMGTPLLVLAALAMVVLPIPPLMLDVLFSFNIALALVVLLVAVYTQRPLDFAAFPTVLLVATLLRLALNVASTRVVLLEGHEGGNAAGNVIEAFGSVVIGGNYAVGLIVFLILMIINFVVVTKGAGRISEVSARFTLDAMPGKQMAIDADLNAGLINQDEARTRRDEVTQEADFYGSMDGASKFVKGDAIAGIMILFINILGGFLIGMAQHGLSFGDAARVYTLLTIGDGLVAQIPSLLLSIAAAIIVTRQNTREDMGQAMLGQLFDNPRSLAIAAGILIAMGLVPGMPHFAFLLLGALSAAGAWWMHKRQGERQQQQEEAGAQPPAVAGSENRELSWDDVMQVDTIGLEVGYRLISLVDISQGGELLSRIKGVRKKLSQELGFLIPAVHIRDNLELGPNQYQITLMGVSSGLADIYPERELAINPGQVFGPVQGIDTRDPAFGLEATWIARDQIEHAQSLGYTVVDAATVVATHLSQLLTNNAAVLLGHEEVQNLIDQVGRSQPKLVEGLVPNTLSLALVTKVLQSLLNEGVSIRDMRTILQTLTEYAPKSQDPEVLTAACRIALRRFLVQEIAGTERELPVITLAPELEQILQNSLQAGGAQGSGIEPGLAERMQQSLSQAAANQELEGQPAILLTSGMLRTTLARFVKHTIPSLRVLSYQEVPDDRQIRIVASVGQQ, encoded by the coding sequence ATGGAGTTAAGGGCAAGGCTTTCACAGGCAAAACAGTGGTCCCGGTGGGTGAACAAGGGCATGGGTACGCCGCTGCTGGTGCTGGCGGCGCTGGCCATGGTGGTGTTGCCCATTCCGCCCCTGATGCTGGACGTGCTGTTCTCCTTCAATATTGCCCTGGCGCTGGTGGTGCTGCTGGTGGCGGTATACACCCAGCGCCCCCTCGACTTTGCCGCCTTTCCCACCGTGCTGCTGGTGGCCACCCTGCTCAGGCTGGCGCTCAACGTGGCGTCTACCCGGGTGGTGCTGCTGGAAGGCCACGAAGGGGGCAATGCCGCCGGTAACGTGATCGAGGCTTTTGGCTCGGTGGTGATCGGTGGCAACTATGCGGTCGGTCTCATCGTGTTTCTGATCTTGATGATCATCAACTTCGTGGTGGTCACCAAGGGGGCCGGCCGGATCTCCGAAGTGAGCGCCCGCTTTACCCTGGACGCCATGCCCGGCAAGCAGATGGCCATCGACGCCGACCTTAACGCGGGGCTTATCAACCAGGACGAGGCCCGCACCCGCCGGGACGAAGTCACTCAGGAAGCCGACTTCTACGGCTCCATGGACGGTGCCTCCAAGTTTGTCAAGGGCGACGCCATCGCCGGCATCATGATCCTGTTTATCAACATTCTCGGCGGCTTTCTCATCGGCATGGCCCAGCATGGGCTGAGCTTCGGCGACGCCGCCCGGGTTTATACCCTGCTCACCATAGGGGACGGCCTGGTGGCGCAGATCCCCTCGCTGCTGCTGTCCATCGCCGCCGCCATTATCGTGACGCGGCAAAACACCCGGGAAGACATGGGCCAGGCCATGCTGGGTCAGCTTTTTGACAACCCGCGCTCGCTGGCCATTGCCGCCGGCATTCTCATCGCCATGGGGCTGGTGCCGGGCATGCCCCATTTTGCCTTTCTGCTGCTCGGCGCCCTGTCCGCCGCCGGCGCCTGGTGGATGCACAAGCGCCAGGGGGAGCGGCAGCAACAGCAGGAAGAGGCCGGTGCCCAGCCGCCGGCGGTGGCTGGCAGTGAAAACCGCGAGCTGAGCTGGGATGATGTGATGCAGGTCGACACCATCGGCCTGGAAGTGGGTTACCGGCTGATCAGCCTGGTGGACATCTCTCAGGGCGGGGAGCTGCTCAGCCGCATCAAGGGCGTGCGCAAAAAGCTGTCCCAGGAGCTGGGTTTTCTGATCCCCGCCGTGCACATTCGCGACAACCTGGAGCTGGGCCCCAACCAGTATCAGATCACCCTGATGGGGGTCAGCTCGGGGCTCGCCGACATCTATCCCGAGCGGGAGCTGGCCATCAACCCGGGGCAGGTGTTCGGGCCGGTGCAGGGCATCGATACCCGGGATCCGGCCTTTGGTCTGGAAGCCACCTGGATTGCCCGGGACCAGATCGAACACGCCCAGAGCCTGGGTTACACGGTGGTGGATGCCGCCACCGTGGTGGCCACTCATCTCAGTCAGTTGCTGACCAACAATGCCGCCGTGCTGCTGGGTCATGAAGAGGTGCAGAACCTGATCGATCAGGTGGGGCGCAGCCAGCCCAAGCTGGTGGAGGGGCTGGTGCCCAATACCCTGAGTCTGGCCCTGGTCACCAAGGTACTGCAGAGTCTGCTGAACGAAGGCGTGTCCATTCGGGACATGCGCACCATTTTGCAGACCCTCACCGAATACGCACCCAAGAGCCAGGATCCGGAAGTGCTCACCGCCGCCTGCCGCATTGCCCTGCGGCGTTTTCTGGTGCAGGAAATCGCCGGCACCGAGCGCGAGCTGCCGGTTATTACCCTGGCACCAGAGTTGGAACAGATTTTGCAGAACTCTTTGCAGGCCGGTGGCGCTCAGGGCAGCGGCATAGAGCCGGGGCTGGCGGAGCGCATGCAGCAGTCCCTGAGCCAGGCCGCCGCCAACCAGGAGCTGGAAGGTCAGCCGGCGATACTGCTGACCTCGGGCATGTTGCGTACCACCCTGGCGCGCTTTGTCAAACACACCATTCCCAGTCTGCGGGTGCTGTCTTACCAGGAAGTGCCGGATGATCGCCAAATCCGCATAGTGGCGTCGGTCGGGCAGCAGTAG
- the flhF gene encoding flagellar biosynthesis protein FlhF, whose translation MKIKRFFAKDMRAALAEVKEVLGADAVIMSNKKVSGGIEIVAAVDDDDGAPVEPPSRALSDDNVRISSQARQFVPPLSQQQQADSLQALLNRGKTEPSPKTLAEQVDWGQPERRREPVLSQPAPLFAGGGKSSRQKESAKDKELNAMRQEIASIRRLLEHQVSGLMWQEVERREPVRAMVIKQLKQLGFSDGFADMLAMRVHERAAPHEAWAQIEAALNELLVTGEDEIMRQGGAVALLGPTGVGKTTTIAKLAARFAARHGADQLALITTDHYRIGAHEQLQTYGRIMGVAVKQARTYQELAQALYQLRHRRLVLIDTAGMGQRDMRLNEQLDNLVGDRQIRIRNYLVLPSTAQRRVLQEAVEHFRRIPLAGCILTKLDESLSLGDVLDISIQNSLPISYVTDGQRVPEDLRLARADELVRQALGTVEQQREDPYYWEASDADQEDARFYE comes from the coding sequence ATGAAGATTAAACGGTTTTTTGCCAAGGACATGAGAGCCGCGCTGGCCGAGGTCAAGGAAGTGCTCGGGGCCGATGCGGTGATCATGTCCAACAAGAAGGTGTCAGGCGGCATCGAAATCGTGGCCGCCGTGGATGACGACGACGGCGCGCCGGTTGAACCGCCTTCACGGGCCCTGAGTGACGACAATGTCAGAATCTCGTCGCAGGCCCGTCAATTTGTCCCGCCGCTCAGCCAGCAGCAGCAGGCCGACTCGCTGCAGGCGCTGCTCAACCGCGGCAAAACCGAGCCCTCGCCCAAAACCCTGGCCGAGCAGGTGGACTGGGGCCAGCCCGAACGGCGCCGGGAGCCGGTGCTGAGCCAGCCTGCGCCGCTGTTTGCCGGCGGAGGCAAAAGCAGCCGGCAGAAGGAAAGCGCCAAGGACAAAGAGCTGAACGCCATGCGTCAGGAAATCGCCAGCATTCGCCGGCTGCTGGAACACCAGGTGTCCGGCCTGATGTGGCAGGAGGTGGAGCGGCGCGAGCCGGTGCGGGCCATGGTGATCAAGCAGCTCAAGCAGCTGGGGTTCAGCGATGGCTTTGCCGATATGCTGGCCATGCGGGTGCACGAGCGGGCCGCGCCCCACGAGGCCTGGGCCCAGATTGAAGCGGCGCTGAACGAACTGCTGGTGACCGGGGAAGACGAAATCATGCGTCAGGGCGGGGCTGTGGCCCTGCTCGGCCCCACCGGGGTGGGCAAGACCACCACCATCGCCAAGCTGGCGGCCCGCTTTGCCGCCCGCCACGGTGCCGATCAGCTGGCGCTGATCACCACGGATCATTACCGTATCGGCGCGCACGAACAGCTGCAGACCTACGGCCGCATCATGGGCGTGGCGGTCAAGCAGGCGCGGACCTATCAGGAACTGGCCCAGGCGCTGTATCAGCTGCGCCACCGCCGTCTGGTGCTGATCGACACCGCCGGCATGGGCCAGCGGGACATGCGCCTCAATGAGCAGCTCGACAACCTGGTGGGGGATCGCCAGATCCGCATTCGCAATTACCTGGTGCTGCCGTCCACCGCCCAGCGCCGTGTGCTGCAGGAGGCGGTGGAGCATTTTCGCCGCATTCCCCTGGCGGGCTGCATTCTCACCAAACTGGACGAGAGCCTGTCGCTGGGCGATGTACTCGACATCAGCATTCAGAACAGCCTGCCCATCAGTTATGTCACCGACGGCCAGCGGGTGCCGGAAGATCTGCGCCTGGCCAGGGCCGACGAGCTGGTGCGCCAGGCCCTGGGGACGGTAGAGCAGCAACGGGAAGACCCTTACTACTGGGAAGCTTCCGATGCCGACCAAGAGGATGCGCGTTTTTATGAATAA
- a CDS encoding MinD/ParA family ATP-binding protein: MNNWFQDQASGLRLMQKMNRVQVIAVTGGKGGVGKTNITLNMASAMAAQGKRVMVLDADLGLANVDVLLGIRVRHNLSHVLRGECTLDEVMVEGPQGIRIIPATSGNQSMTELSPLEHVSLIRAFSEMRTPVDVLLVDTAAGISDMVLSFARASQEVLVVVCDEPTSITDAYALIKLLSREHGVFRFKIVANMVRSQREGMELFAKLTRVTDKFLDASLELVSCIPFDGNLRMAVRRQSLVVNQYPKSPSAMAIRALAAKALNWPTPHRAEGHLQFFVERLLANPVAEQDVRG; the protein is encoded by the coding sequence ATGAATAATTGGTTTCAGGACCAGGCAAGCGGACTGCGGCTTATGCAAAAAATGAACAGAGTGCAGGTGATTGCCGTGACCGGCGGCAAGGGTGGGGTCGGCAAGACCAACATTACCCTCAACATGGCCTCGGCCATGGCGGCCCAGGGCAAGCGGGTGATGGTGCTGGACGCCGATCTGGGGCTGGCCAACGTGGACGTGTTGCTGGGCATTCGGGTGCGCCACAACCTGTCCCACGTGCTGCGGGGCGAATGCACCCTGGATGAGGTCATGGTGGAAGGCCCGCAGGGCATCCGCATCATCCCCGCCACTTCCGGCAACCAGTCGATGACCGAGCTGTCGCCGCTGGAGCACGTCAGTCTGATCCGGGCCTTCAGCGAAATGCGCACCCCGGTGGATGTGCTGCTGGTGGACACCGCCGCCGGCATCTCCGACATGGTGCTGAGCTTTGCCCGGGCGTCCCAGGAGGTGCTGGTGGTGGTGTGCGACGAGCCCACCTCGATCACCGACGCCTATGCCCTGATCAAGCTGCTTTCCCGGGAGCATGGCGTATTTCGCTTCAAGATAGTGGCCAACATGGTGCGCAGCCAGCGCGAGGGCATGGAGCTGTTTGCCAAGCTCACCCGGGTTACCGACAAGTTCCTTGATGCGTCCCTCGAGCTGGTGTCCTGCATTCCCTTTGACGGCAACCTGCGCATGGCGGTACGCCGCCAGAGCCTGGTGGTCAACCAGTATCCCAAGTCGCCCTCGGCCATGGCCATTCGCGCCCTGGCGGCCAAGGCGCTGAACTGGCCCACGCCCCACCGGGCGGAAGGACACCTGCAATTCTTTGTTGAGAGGCTGCTGGCCAACCCGGTCGCAGAGCAGGATGTTCGGGGGTAG
- a CDS encoding RNA polymerase sigma factor FliA, with protein MFGGSKAQAYARHNTQGLVERHADLVRRIAQHLLARLPDSVLLDDLIQSGMVGLLEAAKNFDASKGASFETFAGIRIRGAMLDEIRRGDWVPRSVHRNGRQIAEAMHSIQRREGRPAQDREIAEELGVSIGQYHAMLADVNHGKLLEMDEFEQGVEYQACSSVHAGSPFEGMARDRFQHALAEGIRKLPEREALVLSLYYDEELNLREIGQILEVSESRVSQIHSQAMLRLKSRLKDWKI; from the coding sequence ATGTTCGGGGGTAGCAAGGCGCAGGCCTACGCCCGGCACAATACCCAGGGGCTGGTGGAGCGCCATGCCGATCTGGTGCGCCGCATTGCCCAGCATTTGCTGGCACGTCTGCCCGACAGCGTGTTGCTCGACGATCTGATCCAGTCGGGCATGGTGGGCCTGCTGGAGGCGGCGAAAAACTTTGACGCCTCCAAGGGGGCCAGTTTCGAGACCTTTGCCGGTATTCGCATTCGCGGCGCCATGCTCGACGAAATTCGCCGGGGCGACTGGGTGCCGCGTTCGGTGCACCGCAACGGCCGTCAGATTGCCGAGGCCATGCACAGCATTCAGCGGCGGGAAGGGCGCCCGGCCCAGGACCGGGAAATTGCCGAGGAGCTGGGGGTCTCTATCGGTCAGTATCACGCCATGCTGGCGGACGTGAATCACGGCAAATTGCTGGAGATGGACGAGTTTGAGCAGGGCGTAGAGTATCAGGCCTGCTCCTCGGTCCATGCCGGCAGCCCCTTTGAAGGCATGGCCAGAGACCGTTTTCAGCACGCCCTGGCCGAGGGCATTCGCAAGTTGCCGGAGCGGGAAGCCCTGGTGCTGTCGCTCTATTACGACGAAGAGCTTAATCTGCGGGAAATCGGTCAGATCCTGGAGGTATCCGAGTCCCGTGTGAGCCAGATACACAGTCAGGCCATGCTGCGGCTGAAATCGCGCCTGAAAGACTGGAAAATTTGA